The Chryseobacterium nakagawai genome has a segment encoding these proteins:
- a CDS encoding sensor histidine kinase, whose protein sequence is MNNISNQIHQNRYFLLFVFLFAYVQSIHIRIVVRGTLDQYIFTPEAAVATFVSACILFFVIDFFIKSWQRSSTFSLKEIFKIFSSSLFVYLLVMKTISFLIALAFGTIERNFNEEALIFTTFSELIDGFIYGSFFLAYRYYKKNVIYQKQLLLYDQALSDSKINQLKTQLNPHFLFNNLNVLDQLIEEDKHKASDFLNEFAEIYRYVLDVSDKKLIAVKEELAFAEKYFNLIRHKYGSAYILQIDYENTTGNIVPLSLQLLLENAVQHNLGSQSNPVLITIHIREVIMVTNTIIPKRSIKKTSGRALNNLKEQYWVLTDQKLEMLKTETKFTVIIPIIPDKI, encoded by the coding sequence AACATTTCAAACCAAATCCATCAAAACAGATACTTTCTCCTGTTTGTTTTTTTGTTTGCCTATGTACAGTCTATTCATATTCGTATTGTTGTTAGAGGAACGCTGGATCAATATATTTTTACCCCTGAAGCGGCTGTAGCTACTTTTGTAAGTGCGTGCATCTTGTTTTTCGTAATTGATTTCTTTATTAAAAGCTGGCAGAGGTCATCTACTTTCAGTCTAAAAGAAATTTTTAAGATATTCAGTTCTTCACTATTTGTTTATCTTTTGGTGATGAAAACGATAAGCTTCCTGATTGCATTGGCATTTGGAACTATTGAGAGAAACTTTAACGAAGAAGCACTTATTTTTACCACTTTCTCTGAGCTGATAGATGGGTTTATCTATGGGAGCTTTTTTTTAGCTTATCGGTATTATAAAAAGAACGTGATCTATCAGAAACAGTTATTGTTGTATGATCAGGCCTTGTCAGACAGTAAAATCAATCAACTGAAAACACAGCTTAATCCTCATTTTTTGTTCAATAACCTGAATGTTTTGGATCAATTGATAGAAGAAGACAAGCATAAGGCTTCCGATTTTCTGAATGAATTTGCAGAAATCTATCGCTATGTTCTGGATGTCTCAGACAAAAAGCTGATTGCAGTAAAGGAGGAACTTGCTTTTGCTGAGAAATATTTTAACCTGATACGGCATAAATATGGAAGTGCTTATATATTGCAGATTGATTATGAAAATACAACGGGAAATATAGTTCCGCTTTCTTTGCAGCTATTGTTAGAAAATGCAGTTCAACATAATCTTGGAAGTCAATCTAATCCTGTTCTTATTACTATTCATATAAGAGAAGTTATCATGGTAACGAATACTATAATTCCTAAACGAAGCATCAAAAAGACATCGGGAAGAGCTTTGAATAACCTTAAAGAACAATATTGGGTACTGACTGATCAAAAACTGGAGATGTTAAAAACAGAAACAAAATTCACTGTTATAATCCCAATAATTCCAGATAAAATATGA
- a CDS encoding LytR/AlgR family response regulator transcription factor, producing MIKVVIIEDEIPARNKLKRFISELEPPVEVVAEIDTVEAAIDILKNSTVDLIFSDIELLDGNAFEIYDQVGITCPIIFTTAYDQFWMNAFESNGIEYLLKPFTLDRFKKAWDKFLLLKKLDSKENAVLMKLQQLLNSNQLEKNYKKRFTVNSHQRIYFVNTEDIAFFEADEGIVFAADTSGKKHLLNESTLKDIETLLNPLEFFRINRSELVQKQHVEKIERYNKNTLAIQMKGYKCHLITSQGNTATFRKWVEE from the coding sequence ATGATAAAAGTTGTTATTATTGAGGATGAAATCCCTGCCAGAAATAAATTAAAGCGCTTTATCAGTGAATTAGAACCACCTGTGGAAGTGGTTGCTGAAATTGATACTGTAGAAGCTGCTATTGATATTTTGAAAAATTCAACGGTAGACCTTATTTTTTCGGATATAGAACTATTGGATGGGAATGCTTTTGAGATCTATGACCAGGTTGGTATTACCTGCCCGATTATTTTTACTACAGCATATGATCAATTTTGGATGAATGCCTTTGAAAGTAATGGGATTGAATACCTCTTAAAGCCCTTTACTCTGGATCGTTTTAAAAAAGCATGGGATAAATTTTTATTATTAAAAAAGTTGGATTCTAAAGAAAATGCGGTGTTGATGAAACTTCAGCAGTTATTGAATAGTAATCAACTGGAGAAAAATTATAAAAAACGTTTTACAGTCAACTCTCATCAGAGGATTTATTTTGTGAATACAGAAGACATTGCCTTCTTTGAAGCAGATGAGGGGATTGTTTTTGCAGCTGACACATCCGGTAAGAAACATTTACTCAATGAATCTACATTAAAAGATATAGAAACACTTCTCAATCCTTTAGAATTCTTTAGGATCAACCGCAGTGAGCTTGTGCAGAAACAACATGTTGAAAAGATAGAACGGTATAATAAGAATACATTGGCTATTCAGATGAAAGGGTACAAATGTCATCTGATTACAAGCCAGGGAAATACTGCTACATTTCGTAAATGGGTTGAAGAGTGA